A single region of the Arthrobacter sp. PAMC25564 genome encodes:
- a CDS encoding thioesterase family protein — MRWGDMDAYGHINNVQVVRILEEARIAGFGPPRGPGLPGMEPPVPLFSDIPEGTLALVVEHKIRYVRTLEYRNVPAVVQLWIGAVKGASFDIHYLVQDPVTGEDCVRATSHLAFVEEATGRVLRLTPEQKERLAPFTAVHAAVVPPVP, encoded by the coding sequence ATGCGCTGGGGCGACATGGACGCCTACGGCCACATCAACAACGTCCAAGTGGTCCGGATTCTGGAGGAGGCCCGGATCGCGGGCTTCGGGCCCCCGCGCGGGCCCGGACTGCCCGGAATGGAGCCGCCGGTGCCGCTCTTCAGCGACATCCCGGAGGGAACCCTCGCCCTCGTGGTGGAGCATAAGATCCGCTACGTCCGGACGCTCGAATACCGCAACGTGCCGGCGGTGGTCCAGCTTTGGATCGGCGCCGTCAAGGGCGCCAGCTTCGACATCCACTACCTCGTGCAGGATCCCGTGACCGGCGAGGACTGCGTCCGGGCCACGAGCCATCTCGCGTTCGTCGAAGAGGCCACCGGGCGGGTGCTGCGCCTCACGCCGGAGCAGAAGGAGCGGCTCGCGCCGTTCACTGCTGTCCACGCGGCCGTAGTCCCCCCGGTCCCATAG
- a CDS encoding ABC transporter ATP-binding protein, translated as MSSTEKVSVPDAAANDEDFYEEEFTPGEADGGMFGAVPAKKAQHFWPSAKRLMGLLKPERAGIVLVLGLVAVAVVLNVIAPRILGQAMDVIFGGVVGKQLPAGVSKEQFVDGLRARGDNNFADMLAKMDLIPGVGIDFQKLAFLISVVLVMYFVANIFLWLQGYVLNILVMRVVRQLRNDTEKKLNKLPLNYFDTRQRGDILSRVTNDVDNIQQALQQAFAQLVNSALTVLGIVIMMFIVSWQLALIALIALPLSGVAAGIIGSRSQKLFASQWKNTGELNGQIEESFSGHDLVRVFGRDADMLARFDERNEALYKASFGAQFVSGMIMPVMQFVSYLSYVGIAVVGGLRVAAGGMSLGDATAFIQYSREFTQPLGQMAGMANMLQSGVASAERVFEFLDAEEQDAETATEQLPAKTDGHVEFRHVSFSYTPDKPLIGDLSFTAEPGHTVAIVGPTGAGKTTLVNLVMRFYELNAGSITLDGVDITQLSRAELRSKVGMVLQDAWLFGGTIYDNIRYGKLDATEEQVMEAAKATFVDRFVRALPDGYNTIIDEEGNNVSAGEKQLITIARAFVANPSLLILDEATSSVDTRTEVLVQKAMAALRTERTSFVIAHRLSTIRDADTILVMEAGRIVEQGRHAELLELKGAYYRLYMSQFAGEDADAASSDRAVEDTTAVRS; from the coding sequence ATGAGCAGCACCGAGAAGGTCTCCGTACCGGACGCCGCCGCCAACGACGAGGACTTCTACGAGGAGGAATTCACTCCCGGCGAGGCCGACGGCGGCATGTTCGGCGCTGTGCCGGCCAAGAAGGCCCAGCACTTCTGGCCCTCGGCCAAACGGCTCATGGGGCTGTTGAAACCCGAGCGGGCCGGCATCGTCCTGGTGCTCGGACTCGTGGCGGTCGCCGTCGTCCTGAACGTGATCGCCCCCCGGATCCTGGGCCAGGCGATGGACGTGATCTTCGGGGGAGTCGTCGGCAAGCAGTTGCCCGCCGGGGTCAGCAAGGAGCAGTTCGTGGATGGGCTGCGCGCCCGCGGCGACAACAACTTCGCGGACATGCTGGCCAAGATGGACCTCATCCCGGGCGTGGGCATCGATTTCCAGAAGCTCGCGTTCCTCATCAGCGTTGTCCTGGTGATGTACTTCGTCGCCAACATCTTCCTCTGGCTGCAGGGCTATGTCCTGAACATCCTCGTGATGCGGGTGGTCCGCCAGCTCCGCAATGACACCGAGAAGAAGCTGAACAAGCTCCCGCTGAACTACTTCGACACCCGCCAGCGCGGCGACATCCTGTCCCGCGTCACCAACGACGTGGACAACATCCAGCAGGCACTCCAGCAGGCCTTCGCCCAGCTGGTGAATTCGGCGCTGACGGTGCTCGGGATCGTCATCATGATGTTCATCGTCTCGTGGCAGCTCGCCCTGATCGCCCTGATCGCGCTTCCGCTCTCCGGCGTTGCTGCCGGCATCATCGGCTCCCGCAGCCAGAAGCTCTTCGCCTCCCAGTGGAAGAACACCGGCGAGCTCAACGGCCAGATCGAGGAATCGTTCTCCGGGCATGACCTGGTCCGTGTCTTCGGCCGGGACGCCGACATGCTGGCCCGCTTCGACGAGCGGAACGAGGCGCTCTACAAGGCCAGCTTCGGGGCGCAGTTCGTCTCCGGCATGATCATGCCGGTCATGCAGTTCGTGTCCTACCTCAGCTACGTGGGGATCGCCGTCGTCGGCGGACTCCGGGTTGCCGCCGGCGGAATGAGCCTGGGTGACGCCACGGCGTTCATCCAGTACTCGCGCGAATTCACCCAGCCGCTGGGCCAGATGGCGGGCATGGCCAACATGCTGCAGTCCGGCGTCGCCTCCGCCGAGCGGGTCTTTGAGTTCCTCGACGCCGAGGAGCAGGACGCCGAGACCGCCACCGAGCAGCTGCCGGCCAAGACCGACGGCCACGTCGAGTTCAGGCACGTCAGCTTCAGCTACACCCCGGACAAGCCGCTGATCGGGGACCTGTCCTTCACGGCCGAGCCCGGGCATACCGTCGCGATTGTCGGCCCGACGGGTGCCGGCAAGACCACGCTGGTGAACCTTGTGATGCGCTTCTATGAGCTGAACGCCGGCAGCATTACCCTGGACGGGGTGGACATCACGCAGCTGAGCCGCGCGGAACTGCGCTCCAAGGTGGGCATGGTCCTGCAGGACGCCTGGCTGTTCGGCGGCACAATCTACGACAACATCCGCTACGGCAAGCTGGACGCCACCGAAGAGCAGGTCATGGAAGCGGCCAAGGCCACCTTCGTGGACCGATTCGTCCGGGCGCTGCCCGACGGGTACAACACGATCATCGACGAGGAAGGCAACAACGTCAGCGCCGGCGAAAAGCAGCTGATCACCATCGCCCGGGCCTTCGTCGCCAACCCCTCGCTGCTGATCCTGGACGAGGCCACCAGTTCCGTGGATACCCGCACCGAAGTCCTGGTCCAGAAGGCCATGGCTGCGCTGCGCACGGAGCGCACCAGCTTCGTGATCGCCCACCGGCTCTCCACCATCCGCGACGCCGACACCATCCTGGTGATGGAAGCCGGCCGCATCGTGGAGCAGGGCCGGCACGCCGAGCTGCTGGAACTGAAGGGCGCCTACTACCGCCTCTACATGTCCCAGTTCGCCGGTGAAGACGCCGACGCGGCCTCCTCGGACCGTGCCGTGGAAGACACGACGGCGGTGCGGAGCTGA